TTTAAGGAGCAGCACAGAGGGGTGCTGGCACCCCAAAAGTGCTTGTGACTCGGGTGGGGGTGCCCTGGAGCACTGCTGGGGGTGCATGGCCAAGGGGGCTCTGAGCCTTGCACTGGTTCTGGGAAGAGAAAACAGCTTCTGTTTTCTCCCGAGCATCTTGCAGGGATCCACGCCCGCCGCAGAGCGCTGGCCCCGGTTCAGCAGCGCTCCTGAGCGGGCGCCTGAGGTTAATCGCACATGTAAACCCAAGCAAGGCGTGTCGGGGAGGGGATTTCGCAGAGGCTGAGGCTGAACCCCACTGAATCAACACGCCGGGGTGGTGTCAGCACGTCTGACTCCCTTGGCATGACCCGGCAGCACTCCCACCTCCGCCCAATGCCCCGTTTATCCGCAGCCTCCCTGTTCGCCCTCCCTGACCTCTCGCACCCCCGGTGTTGCtttggggtgctcagtgccttGTGCTGCATGTGCACCCCAAcctgagcattaaaaaaaaaaacacccaacaaaaaacccagctaaacaaaaaccaaccaaacaataaaactaacaaaccaacctccaaatcaaacaaacaaaaagaagaccCTAACATCACACAAAAGGGTTCTCCctctaaaaaaaatcatttaaaaacacGACTATTTTTGTAGGACCCCTTCGCTATGCTTGCGGGCCGCCGTTGCCCTTTTAAAGGCCGCCGTTGCCCTTTTAAGGCCCGCCGTTGCCGTTTGAAGAACGGGCGGTGGGGACCGTTGCGGCGCACGCGCGGGGCGCGCGGCTGCAACATTTAATTTGTTGCCTTAATTTCCGGCGagggggggttttttgggggggcacCTGAGGGGGGTACAAGGCggatttgcaagcccagggctcCCCGGCACGGCCCGGGGGTGCGGGCCCGCCCGCATCATGGTGACTTGGATACTCAGCCGGGTGATTGTGTGAGTGCGGGACGGGGCGGTCCCGGTGCGGGGGGGTTGCGTGGGAAAAGGGGGGGTTCCGGGGTGGTGGCCATTGTGCGGGGGTCAGCTGCACggttggggtgctctggggggggTGGCAAGGTGAGGGTTCCTCTGGGGGTCTCTGTTTAATGGGGGTCTGTGTCCCCATCCCGCTGTGGGGTGCTCAGCAGAGCCGCCCCACGCAGGAATTGTTGGGGGATGCGCTTGTATGGGGGCAGCCAGACCCCCCGACCCGGACATGTGTGTCGTGGTCCCGAAGCGGCTGTCACCCCCCCGCCCGTCCCGGCGACAGTGAGCGTGTCCTGGGGTCACCCGCTTGCACCCCTGGGCTGGGTGGCTGGTGGCCAAATGCCCCCAGGGGTCCCTCGTGGGGTCCCCGCGGGGTGGTCGCGGTGACCCGGTCGCGTTGCGTGGCTGGGAGGGGGGCGATTCCCCCGCTGGTGCCCCGGGCTGAGTCACCGCAGCACGAGGTGCGTGTTTGGGGAGGGGATGGCAcggcgcccgcgctgcgggggggTCGGGGATGCTGGCAGGGGACACCGCCGGGACACCGCTCCGTTCCAGGCTGCTCTTCGGGATGCTCTACCCTGCCTACGCTTCCTACAAGGCTGTGAGGACCAAAAACATCCGGGAATACGTGAGTAGGGAGGCCGGGGGGGTCGGGCCCGTCCCGGGGTCCAGCCTGACGGGCTCGCCCCCTCCCCGCAGGTCCGCTGGATGATGTACTGGATCGTCTTTGCGCTCTTCTCGGCCACCGAGACCTTCACCGACCTGCTCATCTCCTGGTGAGGCTGGTGCGGGGGTGAGGGTCTGTCAGGCTCCCCATGCCcgggggggaggaaggaaggggctgtctcccccctctgcctgcTAGAAGAGGTCTCTAGGTGGCTATTGCATGGGGAAGAGGCACTGACCCTCCTGCAAGGGACAAGGATGTGCCTTTGGGCCACCCCCAGCATCTTCTCACCTCCCCTGTCTGGCAGGTTTCCCTTCTACTACGAGATGAAGATGGCTTTTGTCATCTGGCTGCTTTCCCCCTACACGCGGGGCTCCAGCCTGATCTACCGCAAATTCGTGCACCCCACGCTGTCCCGCAAGGAGAAGGTAAGAGCTGCCTGGCTCTGGGGGTCCTGTGTGCCCTGGGGGGTGCTCAGGACCCTGGGATGCCCCAGGACACGATGCACTTAGCACCGCCGCGGTTGTCTCGGCAGGAGATCGACACGTACATCGTCCAGGCCAGGGAGCGCAGCTATGAGATGATGGTGCGATTCGGCAAGAGGGGCCTCAACCTGGCGGCCACGGCCGCGGTCCAGGCGGCCACCAAGGTACCGGGCACAGGGACGGGATGCTTGGTGTCCCCGAGGATGCTCTGACCTCGGGGATCCAGGAGGAAACTCCCACCCCAGCGTGGGTGCTCTTGGTGGTGTCACAGCCCTGCCTGATGCAATGGCAtcaccctgggtgtccccagcgcTTTGTTTTTTGCCCTGAGGGGCTCATTTCCATCCTCTCCGTCCCCTCCCAGAGCCAGGGCGCGCTGGCCGGGCGGCTCCGCAGCTTCAGCATGCAGGACCTGCGCTCCATCCCCGACGAGACCCCCCTGCACTACCGGGACCCCCTGTACCTGGAGGAGCAGGAGAACCGCCGGACATTGCTGGGTGAGCCAGGGGGGTGATCACAGCGCTTTGGGGCTCCAGTGATGCTCATGGGGGGGCTGTGATGTGAGCTGGTGCGTCCCCCCGTCTCCCAGCGCACAGCACGCCCTCGGCTGCCCGGCGGTACGACAGCGAGACGGAGGACGAGGAGTTCTGGTCGGACTCGCAGATCTTTCCGGAGCCTTCACCCCGCCAGAGCCTGCGCGCAGCAAGGAGGACGGCGCCGAGCAAAGAGGtactgtgggggtttgggggaggggatGAATTTGGGGGTGTAACGCTGGGGCAAAGGGGCCCTGAAccatccatccccctgcccagggTTCTTCCCGAATCCTGCGCAGCCGGATCAGGAGGAAAGCGGCTCCGCCGGAGCAGGACAGCTAACGGCCCTGGGGAAACCCGCCACCAGAGTCTTAATGCCAATTTGCTGCTGCAGCACCAGGAGGGAGCCACGGTTTGTGCCCCCCCACAACCAGTCCTGGGGAGGGGGCTTCTCCCCCCGAATCACACTGTAAATCCCTTTTCTGACCTCTCCATCTGCACTGTGCACCTCTGACTGCCCCGCGGAGGGGAGGGCAGCTCGGTCCCCTTCCCAGGTACCGCTGCTGCGGGTCAGCGCCGGCGCCTCTCCCGTGGGGTCTGAGCCCCCCCATTCCTCCCACCCCATGAACACTACGGGCTCTGCTGGCCCCCCTCCTGCTGCCACGATGCCTTAGTCCACACACCCCCACCCTCCCAGCAAGGGGATGTGccttgtcccatctgtcccctgaAACCAAAGACACAGTCCCTTGGCCAGCACCCCCCAAACTGCAGACTGACCCCCGCCCCATACTTGAAACCGGGGTACCAGTGCCTGACCGTGCCCTGCCCGGCACCACGCGGCTTTTAATGTTCTCCCAGACAAGGGGGTTTTGTACgtggaaaaataaatgttatttcagaCTTTCAGAACTGGGAGTTTTGTCCCTTTTGCTGTCCCCTTCCCCAGGCTGCGTGGGTccccctggggtgctgggggctgcgGGAGGGTGCGGGTTGgtctctgtgggtgctggggctaTCTGAGCCCCTCCTTGCAGTAGCCATGTCCCCCACGgtgtggcagcagcagctgggacaCACAACCAGGGCTGCAGACAGATGTCCCCATCCTGGTCACCATCCTGACTTGTCCGGGTGGCCGTGGgcagctgccctgtccctgccaggGCTCCCCAGTCCCACCCAGGGGTCTCAGCTCCCTTTGTCCTTCCCCTGGGGACTTGTCCCCTGCACAAAACCTCTGTGGGGCAGGCAGGGTGGCACAAGGTGACAATGCTCGTGTTGCCTCTCCTGTCCCCCGGTGCCCTGCTCTTTGGCATCAATCCCCTCGCTCCCAATCCTTCCTGCCCTCACCCCTCAGGCCACCTTTATTTTTAGCCCCTGGCTGatgttctttttttgcttttgggGGGGTCTTCCCAGGGCAGGGAGAGTGTCTGTCCCCCCCAGGGagcctgctggggtcaggcaggGGTGTTGGAGCAGATTAGGTGGAGGTGGCTGGATTAAACCAAGTAAAACTGTCTCAGAGACGATTATTTAAAGCAGCGGAGAAGGAAGGCTGGGTGGGGACAGCACAAGGG
This DNA window, taken from Patagioenas fasciata isolate bPatFas1 chromosome 26, bPatFas1.hap1, whole genome shotgun sequence, encodes the following:
- the REEP4 gene encoding receptor expression-enhancing protein 4 gives rise to the protein MLYPAYASYKAVRTKNIREYVRWMMYWIVFALFSATETFTDLLISWFPFYYEMKMAFVIWLLSPYTRGSSLIYRKFVHPTLSRKEKEIDTYIVQARERSYEMMVRFGKRGLNLAATAAVQAATKSQGALAGRLRSFSMQDLRSIPDETPLHYRDPLYLEEQENRRTLLAHSTPSAARRYDSETEDEEFWSDSQIFPEPSPRQSLRAARRTAPSKEGSSRILRSRIRRKAAPPEQDS